The DNA sequence CGGCGCTTGCGAACATGGAGCCGTTCGGAGCCTAGTTGATCATCCACACCGTGTTCTTGTGGCCGATCACCGGCGGCCTGACCCACTCGTCCGTCGCTGCGTCGAGCACGCCGACCTGACCGGTCAGGCCGGCGACCGCGGCGCGCGTGCCGTCCGGTGAGAAAGCGGCGAAGGTGGGATGGAAGCCTACCTCCCCCGAACGGAGGACCCTGGCGTCCTCCAGGTTGACCACGTGGAACCGCTCGTCCCAGGTCAGGGCGAACGCCGTGCGCTGATCGGAGGCGACGAACGCCCAGCGCATCCGTTCGGCGAGCCGCACGGGGTCGGTGACCGGTTCCAAACGCTCGGCGTCGATCAGGTACAGCGCGCCGGCTCGCTCCCCGACCAGCAGCCGCGTGCCGTCG is a window from the Euzebyales bacterium genome containing:
- a CDS encoding WD40 repeat domain-containing protein; translated protein: MATDRLQAPGHRRSRRPCRLWDTRTSEPTLIADRALGDGHIGALDYTTDGTRLLVGERAGALYLIDAERLEPVTDPVRLAERMRWAFVASDQRTAFALTWDERFHVVNLEDARVLRSGEVGFHPTFAAFSPDGTRAAVAGLTGQVGVLDAATDEWVRPPVIGHKNTVWMIN